In Actinobacillus equuli, the genomic stretch TTGCTGCGAAGCGAATGAATTTATCAATCCAAAAAGCATTAGCGGGTAAAGCCGTTGATGAAATTATTTAATTAGCTCCCTTCTTTGAAAAAGAGGGGAAGAGTCAAATAAAAGAGGATATTATGCCAAAAGTTGTTTTTCTTCCGCATGAAGAGTTCTGTCCGGAAGGTATGGTGATTGAAGCGCAAACCGGCGACAATTTATTAGAGTTAGCGCACAATGCAGGTGTAGAAATTCACCATGCTTGTGACGGTTCTTGTGCGTGTACGACTTGCCATGTGGTGATTCGTGAAGGGTTTGATTCATTAAATGAAACGACCGATCAAGAAGAAGATATGCTAGATAAAGCATGGGGGCTGGAAATGGATAGCCGTTTAAGTTGCCAATGTGTAGTGGGTGAGGAAGACTTAGTGGTAGAGATTCCGAAATATAACTTAAATCACGCAAATGAGGCGGCACACTAATGAAATGGTCTGATACACGCATGATTGCGGAAAATCTTTATGATATGAATCCGGATTTAGATCCGACGACAGTTCGTTTTACTGATATGCACAAATGGATCTGTGAAATGGAAGATTTTGATGATGATCCGGAAGCATCAAACGAACATATTTTAGAAGCGATTTTAACCATTTGGTTAGAAGAATACGAATAAGTATTCAAATAAGAAATCAAAAAAGAAATGGAAAAGGCAGAGCGAAGTCATTGCACTGCCTTTTTTATATCTAAAATTCAATCACTAGAATTTCACATTGACGGCAAAGGTAAAGTTACGTCCGATTTGCGGCACGTAAGGTAAGAATGAGTTATGAATATAGATTTGTTCATTCAATACGTTATTTGCTCGTAACGAGAAGGTGTAATCGACATTTTTGATAATGCGATTGTAATCAATCCCTAAATTCAGCAAGTTATAGCCTTGCGTTTTATTTTCCGTTACTTTACGAGCGACCATCGGTAAATTATTATTCACGTAGTTTTTAATTTCGCAGTCACTATCATCTCTAGTACATCCTTTCGGTGTATGCAATCTTGGTTTAATCGCAATGGTTGAAGTTGAAACACGTTTTTGTGTGAATACATGAATATATTCTAAATTTGCAGACCAGTTCTGATCGAAATACCCTTGCCAACGGAAACCTAAGCGAACGGGTGGAACACGTGGTGCGTTAGTCGCAGGACGTTCAAGTTTGTCCGTGCCGATTTTACCCGGATACGTCAATACACAGTATTCCGGCGCTTCTTTAATATCATCTTTCGAACAGCTTGGATCTAAAGAAACAATTGGTGGCGCAACTAATTCATCTTTATTAGTAAAACCTACGCATTGGCTTAAATCTCCACCGCCAAGCAAACAATCGGCGTTGATATTTTCCTCATCTAAGATAGGATCTTTATCATAGA encodes the following:
- the iscX gene encoding Fe-S cluster assembly protein IscX, whose protein sequence is MKWSDTRMIAENLYDMNPDLDPTTVRFTDMHKWICEMEDFDDDPEASNEHILEAILTIWLEEYE
- the fdx gene encoding ISC system 2Fe-2S type ferredoxin, translated to MPKVVFLPHEEFCPEGMVIEAQTGDNLLELAHNAGVEIHHACDGSCACTTCHVVIREGFDSLNETTDQEEDMLDKAWGLEMDSRLSCQCVVGEEDLVVEIPKYNLNHANEAAH